From the genome of Homalodisca vitripennis isolate AUS2020 chromosome 8, UT_GWSS_2.1, whole genome shotgun sequence, one region includes:
- the LOC124368137 gene encoding piggyBac transposable element-derived protein 4-like — MADPSFTLNDDQIYEIFEEIPSDGESIDGLDDDRWEEEERYLQQDGTQLPAYLEAQTDNELIDITNLPLFIEDEMGQHELPPTDPVAIGPPQDDPGSSTEPQDDDVIQFDDNDTPLCLRYHEEIGYIWGEKYTKNNSDFTFRKTSGPSHENLSSPIDYFMDIFPEDLINRIVFQTNLYCTQKLQGGSNFVPTTNNEVKVFLGINILMGIKRLPSYRDYWSADPAIRDPFISSAMTVNRFGWFLTNLHLNDNTNMPNRQDPAYDKLFKIRPFLDTLSRTFLESYQPKEFQSVDESMIRFKGRSTLKQYMPLKPVKRGYKVWVRADESGFICEFQIYTGRLRDGRAEKLLGERVVRDLTEKIVGENHKVYFDNFFSSMDLLKVLQSQKIQACCTVRKDRVNLPKFFNKDQIMRRGDSDVRCTLAGLVCVKWMYKKPVIFASNYHDPNEKSSVKRKLKNGTKVDVPSTTLVSDYNKHMGYVDKADQLKKCYQIDRRSRKWWHRIFFHFLDVCIVNSYIMFSQQSEGATLSLKQFQDQLITKLDVQ, encoded by the coding sequence ATGGCAGATCCATCATTTACTCTAAATGACGATCAGATATacgaaatatttgaagaaataccTTCAGATGGCGAATCCATCGATGGTCTTGACGATGATAGATGGGAAGAAGAAGAACGCTATCTACAGCAGGATGGCACACAACTCCCTGCATATTTGGAGGCTCAGACTGATAATGAATTGATTGATATCACAAATCTACCTCTTTTCATAGAAGATGAGATGGGCCAGCATGAGCTACCTCCTACTGATCCTGTTGCAATTGGTCCTCCTCAAGATGATCCTGGCTCTAGTACAGAACCTCAAGACGATGACGTCATACAGTTTGATGATAATGATACACCGCTATGTCTAAGATATCATGAGGAAATTGGCTATATTTGGGgggaaaaatatactaaaaataatagtgACTTTACATTTCGAAAAACGTCTGGTCCCAGCCATGAGAATCTAAGCTCACCCATCGACTACTTTATGGATATATTTCCGGAAGATTTAATAAATCGCATTGTGTTTCAGACAAACCTGTACTGCACCCAAAAGCTACAGGGAGGTAGTAACTTTGTTCCAACtacaaataatgaagttaaagttTTTCTAGGGATAAACATTTTGATGGGCATAAAACGTTTACCAAGTTATAGGGACTACTGGAGTGCAGATCCAGCAATACGAGACCCATTCATCTCTTCTGCTATGACCGTCAATAGGTTTGGATGGTTTTTGACTAATTTACACCTGAACGATAATACCAATATGCCAAACAGACAAGACCCAGCCTATGACAAGTTATTCAAAATCCGCCCTTTTTTAGACACTCTCTCCAGAACATTTTTGGAGAGCTACCAACCAAAGGAATTCCAGTCTGTTGATGAGTCAATGATCAGATTCAAGGGGCGTTCAACTCTCAAGCAGTATATGCCTCTAAAACCAGTAAAAAGAGGTTATAAAGTGTGGGTAAGAGCAGACGAATCTGGCTTTATATGTGAATTCCAAATTTACACCGGAAGATTACGGGATGGAAGAGCGGAGAAACTCCTAGGAGAAAGAGTCGTACGAGATCTTACCGAAAAAATAGTGGGAGAAAATCATAAGGTTTACTTCGATAATTTCTTTTCTTCGATGGATCTGCTGAAGGTTTTACAAAGCCAAAAAATCCAAGCCTGTTGTACAGTGAGAAAAGATCGCGTCAATTTgccaaaatttttcaataaagacCAAATCATGAGAAGAGGAGACAGTGATGTAAGGTGTACTCTGGCTGGCCTAGTATGTGTCAAGTGGATGTATAAAAAGCCAGTTATCTTCGCATCGAACTACCACGATCCGAATGAAAAGTCTTcagtcaaaagaaaattaaaaaatggcacaaAAGTAGATGTACCGTCCACTACATTAGTAAGTGATTACAACAAGCATATGGGGTATGTTGACAAGGCCGATCAACTCAAAAAATGCTACCAAATAGACAGAAGAAGTAGAAAGTGGTGGCATAGGATTTTCTTTCACTTCTTGGATGTGTGTATTGTAAATTCATACATAATGTTTTCGCAGCAAAGTGAAGGAGCCACTTTATCTCTGAAACAGTTTCAGGATCAACTTATCACAAAGCTTGATGTCCAGTGA